Below is a window of bacterium DNA.
CGCGGTCGCCGCTTTCGATACGAGCCTCGACTTCGCGCAGATCGCTGGTGCCGAGATAGCCTTTGAGTCCGGCGTTTTTCGACAGGTCGGCTTTGAGTTTCTCAACCGAGACTTTTGCGGACGCCTGCAAGTCAATCAATCCTTCCAGCGGCAGCGCACCGGCGCGTTCGGGCGAGAACGGGCCCATACCCAATAGCGCGTCGTTGACGTCGGTGATTTTTCCACTGACCACGGCGGCGATGGAGATGCCGCCGCCGAGATGAGCCACGACGAAGCGGGTGTCGGCGATGCTCTTACCGATTTCTTTCGCGGCGAGGTGCGCGCACGAGCGAATGTTGAGGGCGTGGGAACGAGACCGGCGGACAATTCCGGGAAAACCCGAAACGCGGGCCACGTCGCAGAAGTCGTCCACGGTGACGGGGTCCACCACGAAAGCGGGCACTTTCCATTCTGCGGCGAAGGTGCGGGCGAAGGGTGCGCCGAGATTGGAGGGATGTTTCGCGTATTTCTCGGAGAGCAAGTCCTCGATCATGGCGTCGCTGATATGATAGGTTCCGGCATGCAGCGGACGCAGCGGGCCGCCGCGGCCGACGACGGCGCGCGGCTGATATTGATTCGCTACGGGTGCGAGCAGGTCGCGGATGTTTTTCGCGCGGAGCAGCAGGAGATCACGCATGGGAACGTGCGGTTCTCCTTCGTGCGTGACGTTCTGCTGCCAAAGGATTTTGGAGTCCGGCCCGACGAAAGCGATTTTGGTGGAGGTGGAGCCGGGGTTGATGGTGAAGATGCAGTCAGTGGTCATGGAACGAGATAAAAATTAGATTTGGGGGAAAGGGGATTTGCGCACACAGCGCAGCGCAACGGAGATTCGGGAGCGCATATCCATGCGGCGCTACGGCTCCTTTCAGTCTTTCAGATTTCGGCTTTATATTTGACCTCCTTGTCTTCCCCTCCCCCATCGAAGATTTGGGGGGGGAAGGGCGATTCGGTCAATGCGTTTATCGGGGAGTGGCTTGCTGTTCGAGGGCTTGGAGCTGCTTCATAATCTCATTGCGGATCACATCGCTGTTTATGAGCAGCTCTTCGAGAGCGATTTCGAGACCCTTGAGAAGCAGGGTGTCGCGGATGCTGATGGCGCGTTCGATTTGCAGATCGAGCAGAGCCATCTGCTGCTGCATGACGACCTCACCGATCAATTTGCCGATTTCCTCTTCGACCTTGGGATCGTCGAACTTGCGTTCGAGACGCGAGATGAGGTCACGGACGCGCGCTTCGGCGATCTCGTTGATCGAGTCGGCCTTCATCTGATAGACGAGCTGACTCGGATCAATCACGAAGCGGCGGGGGCCGGAATCCACCGGCATGACGAACGTATCGGACGGGGCGGGCTTGCGCTCGACGATGACCTCGTGTCGTTGGGCGAAGACGGGAGCGGCCAGCAGAACGCAGACAAAAAGGCGGAGAAAGACGATCATGGTACGTGTGCCTGTGCCTCGGATGGAATGGTGGAGGAAAAAATCATGCCGGCGACGATGAAGGCCGCGCCGACGAGAGTGACATTGGTCGGGACGTTTCCGAGAATGATCCACGCCGCGATTCTGGCGAAGACCGGTTCAAACGCATAGATGATGGTGGCGGCGGTGGCCGAGATGCGCGGTTGATAGCGAAGCTGCGCCCACAGACCGAAGGCGGTGGCCAGCAGCGCGGTGACGCCGAGCGCCCAAGCGAGGGTGGGCGTGAACATGAGGCGCGGCTGTTCAACGGGAATCAGGAGCGCGGCCAGCACGGCCACCACCAGAATCTGCATCCACGTGAGCTGGATTTCACTGCCGCGTTTGGCCCATCTTCCCACCAGTACGACCTGCACGGCAAAACTGGCCGCGCAGAAGAGCGTGAGAACGTCACCGAGATTCAGTCCGCCCGCCTGCGGCTGGGCCATGATAGCGGTTCCGGCGAAGGCGAGGAACGCGGCGATCCATGAGCGGAGTCATGGGCACGAGCGTGCCGGTCAGGAATCCGGAACGGGCGGCGGTAGTATGGGCAAGGCCGATGGTTTGGAAGGCATAACC
It encodes the following:
- a CDS encoding DMT family transporter, yielding MAQPQAGGLNLGDVLTLFCAASFAVQVVLVGRWAKRGSEIQLTWMQILVVAVLAALLIPVEQPRLMFTPTLAWALGVTALLATAFGLWAQLRYQPRISATAATIIYAFEPVFARIAAWIILGNVPTNVTLVGAAFIVAGMIFSSTIPSEAQAHVP
- a CDS encoding butyrate kinase, whose protein sequence is MTTDCIFTINPGSTSTKIAFVGPDSKILWQQNVTHEGEPHVPMRDLLLLRAKNIRDLLAPVANQYQPRAVVGRGGPLRPLHAGTYHISDAMIEDLLSEKYAKHPSNLGAPFARTFAAEWKVPAFVVDPVTVDDFCDVARVSGFPGIVRRSRSHALNIRSCAHLAAKEIGKSIADTRFVVAHLGGGISIAAVVSGKITDVNDALLGMGPFSPERAGALPLEGLIDLQASAKVSVEKLKADLSKNAGLKGYLGTSDLREVEARIESGDR